From the genome of Halomonas sp. MCCC 1A13316, one region includes:
- the nfo gene encoding deoxyribonuclease IV, producing the protein MKYLGAHVSAAGGPDQAVLRAVEIGADAFALFTKNQRQWRAKPLDEATIEAFRAACREHGFGPGQILPHDSYLINLGHPDKAGLEKSRAAFLDEMQRCEQLGLTLLNFHPGSHLKKISESECLTRIADSINHALAETRGVVAVIENTAGQGTNLGWRFEHLAEIIDQVDDKSRVGVCIDTCHAFAAGYDLRTPEACTDTLDEFGKVVGFEYLRGMHLNDAKSEYASRVDRHHSLGQGNIGLDAFTTIMRDSRIDEIPMVLETIEPEIWAEEIAWLRAQAADG; encoded by the coding sequence ATGAAATACCTCGGAGCCCATGTCAGTGCCGCCGGCGGCCCCGACCAGGCCGTGCTGCGCGCCGTCGAGATCGGTGCCGACGCCTTCGCCCTGTTCACCAAGAACCAACGCCAATGGCGGGCCAAGCCCCTCGACGAGGCCACCATCGAGGCTTTCCGTGCCGCCTGCCGGGAACACGGCTTCGGCCCAGGGCAGATCCTTCCCCACGACAGCTACCTGATCAACCTCGGCCACCCGGACAAGGCGGGGCTCGAAAAGTCGCGCGCCGCCTTTCTCGACGAGATGCAGCGCTGCGAGCAGCTCGGCCTGACGCTGCTCAACTTCCACCCCGGCAGCCATCTGAAGAAGATCAGCGAGAGCGAGTGCCTGACCCGCATCGCCGACTCGATCAACCACGCCCTGGCTGAGACCCGCGGCGTTGTTGCGGTGATCGAGAACACCGCCGGCCAAGGCACCAACCTGGGCTGGCGCTTCGAGCACCTGGCCGAGATCATCGATCAGGTCGACGACAAGTCGCGGGTCGGCGTCTGCATCGACACCTGCCACGCCTTCGCCGCTGGCTATGACCTGCGCACCCCTGAGGCGTGCACCGACACCCTCGACGAGTTCGGCAAGGTGGTGGGCTTCGAGTACCTGCGCGGCATGCACCTCAACGACGCCAAGAGCGAGTACGCCAGCCGCGTCGATCGCCACCACAGCCTGGGCCAGGGCAACATTGGCCTCGACGCCTTCACCACTATCATGCGCGACTCACGCATCGATGAAATTCCCATGGTGCTGGAAACCATCGAGCCGGAGATCTGGGCCGAGGAAATCGCCTGGCTACGCGCCCAGGCCGCAGACGGATAA
- a CDS encoding LolA family protein encodes MLLLVLVAMSTSIEEDPVAAALARIDALQGYRLTLRSQGSGGEEVIRYSYRPPGYVRMEMEAPYRGAVLVYRPDTGKVQLWPFGGPGSRPGLSLRPTNRMVRSSRGHRVDQSDVATLLRNVQRLQQHGSARLLGPTTLDGQHPVQHVVVEAEPGRAVHEVARYDLWLDEETLFPLRVISYDRRGERLESVHLEDVELDPAFPPDHFAP; translated from the coding sequence ATGTTGCTACTCGTATTGGTGGCGATGAGTACTTCCATCGAGGAGGACCCGGTCGCAGCGGCGCTGGCGCGCATCGATGCGCTGCAAGGCTATCGCCTCACGCTGCGCAGCCAGGGCAGCGGTGGCGAAGAGGTCATTCGTTACAGCTACCGGCCGCCGGGCTACGTACGCATGGAAATGGAGGCACCCTATCGCGGGGCGGTCCTGGTCTATCGCCCCGATACGGGCAAGGTGCAACTGTGGCCCTTCGGTGGCCCCGGCAGCCGACCGGGCCTCTCCCTGCGCCCCACCAACCGCATGGTACGCAGCTCGCGTGGGCATCGCGTGGATCAATCGGACGTCGCTACGCTGCTGCGCAACGTTCAGCGTTTACAGCAGCACGGCAGTGCACGCCTGCTTGGGCCGACGACGCTCGATGGGCAGCACCCGGTGCAGCATGTGGTGGTTGAGGCCGAGCCCGGCCGGGCGGTGCACGAGGTGGCGCGCTACGACCTTTGGCTCGACGAGGAGACGCTGTTTCCTCTTCGGGTGATCAGCTACGATCGACGCGGCGAACGGCTCGAAAGCGTGCATCTGGAGGATGTCGAGCTCGACCCAGCCTTCCCGCCCGACCACTTCGCACCGTAG
- a CDS encoding SRPBCC family protein, translating into MASFEFDTAWDLDAPIEAVFDALTDSLHWPDWWPGLEDVREIEAGDEHGIGRTQCFVWKSRLGYYLRFHIRITRVRSPWLIEGKASGDVAGIGSWQLHEQQKGTRIRYLWQVRTARPWMGLLARVARPLVVWNHHVMMREGRAGLARHLGTLPHSDARRRGLASRERW; encoded by the coding sequence ATGGCAAGTTTCGAGTTCGATACGGCCTGGGATCTCGATGCCCCGATCGAGGCAGTCTTCGATGCCCTGACCGATTCGTTGCACTGGCCCGACTGGTGGCCGGGGCTCGAGGATGTACGGGAGATCGAGGCTGGCGACGAGCATGGCATAGGACGCACCCAGTGCTTCGTCTGGAAGAGTCGGCTGGGCTACTATCTACGCTTCCACATTCGGATCACCCGTGTCCGCAGTCCTTGGCTGATCGAGGGCAAGGCCAGTGGCGATGTGGCCGGCATCGGTAGCTGGCAGCTTCATGAACAGCAGAAAGGGACCCGTATTCGCTACCTCTGGCAAGTTCGTACGGCGCGGCCGTGGATGGGCCTGCTGGCGCGAGTGGCGCGTCCGCTGGTGGTCTGGAACCATCACGTCATGATGCGCGAAGGGCGTGCGGGGTTGGCGCGACATTTGGGAACCTTGCCCCATTCAGATGCAAGGAGGCGGGGTTTAGCGTCGAGAGAGCGTTGGTAG
- a CDS encoding GGDEF domain-containing protein — MKGSHNNVNKQRLSEETHDCDSSSRSCAAVRRELEEAREEIARLNRTLHRIQYIARLGYWKASLKANELFWSEAIYDIFGVDPKTFTPSIRAFKAMVHPEDLESVEASMWRAQESGSHDVEHRIVRPNGEVRWVHELADYAPEGDEQILIGTVRDITEQKRLELRLRQLSRTDELTALFNRRYFMRRLVQELARYRRYGRSTAVVLFDFDHFKRINDTYGHSAGDQALVSVGKLLRSKLRTNDIPARLGGEEFALLLPETSLEEAVGVAEKVRLLIHQQELVSEEGHRFGASITCGVSAFRGTEETVEAILHRADQNLYEGKRAGRNRVVADEPDR; from the coding sequence ATGAAGGGCTCGCATAACAACGTAAATAAACAGCGATTGTCTGAGGAGACGCATGATTGCGACTCTTCCAGCCGCTCCTGTGCCGCGGTTAGGCGAGAACTCGAGGAGGCGCGCGAAGAGATTGCGCGCCTCAATCGTACCCTGCACCGCATTCAGTACATCGCCCGGCTGGGCTACTGGAAAGCCAGCCTCAAGGCCAACGAGCTGTTCTGGTCCGAGGCGATCTACGACATCTTCGGCGTTGATCCCAAGACATTCACCCCCAGCATTCGTGCCTTCAAGGCCATGGTCCATCCTGAAGACCTGGAAAGCGTCGAGGCCAGCATGTGGCGCGCGCAGGAAAGCGGGAGTCATGACGTTGAACATCGCATCGTGCGGCCCAACGGCGAGGTGCGCTGGGTGCATGAACTGGCCGACTACGCTCCCGAGGGAGACGAGCAGATTCTGATCGGCACCGTGCGTGACATTACCGAGCAGAAGCGGCTGGAGCTGCGTCTGCGCCAGCTATCGCGCACCGATGAACTCACGGCGCTGTTCAATCGGCGTTATTTCATGCGGCGGCTGGTGCAGGAGCTGGCCCGCTATCGCCGTTACGGCAGGTCGACAGCGGTGGTGCTGTTCGACTTCGATCACTTCAAGCGGATCAACGATACCTATGGCCACTCCGCCGGCGACCAGGCGCTGGTGAGCGTGGGCAAGTTGCTGCGCAGCAAGCTGCGTACGAACGACATCCCGGCGCGGCTCGGCGGAGAGGAATTTGCCCTTCTGCTGCCTGAAACCAGTCTCGAGGAAGCCGTTGGCGTAGCGGAAAAGGTGCGCCTACTGATACATCAGCAGGAGCTCGTTTCTGAAGAGGGCCATCGCTTCGGTGCGTCGATTACCTGTGGCGTATCGGCTTTCCGGGGTACCGAGGAGACGGTGGAGGCCATTCTTCATCGTGCCGACCAGAATCTCTATGAAGGCAAGCGAGCCGGCCGCAATCGGGTCGTGGCGGATGAACCGGATCGCTGA
- the pdxR gene encoding MocR-like pyridoxine biosynthesis transcription factor PdxR, with amino-acid sequence MNRIAEGASSRATPLLERADWLVDALGLVLGEPSNQPLTTRLYHTLREWIQTGGLVSGQRLPSTRQLARELDLGRNTLLAAFDQLLAEGFLTTRHGAGTFVADLAFQQTQSVAANVASASPSLPAEPLLSSRGTSLLAFCHSPQERHPAFVPGVPALDRFPHAQWQRLLHRQQQRMPLNWLDYQAQGGVPALREALADYLQLSRSVRCRPEQILIVQGAQQGFELIVRLLSDSGDEVWIEEPGYQGAQACFMAAGLAMTPVPVDGEGMCIEDMPGSRRPRLIYVTPSHQYPSGATMSLARRLALLEAAERHGAWVVEDDYDSEFRYGQRPVAALQGLVDDSRVIYVGTFSKVMYPGMRLGYLVLPEPLVAPFRRANARLHREGQYAVQAAVAEFISRGHFSRHIRRMRDCYRRRQALLRESLAPAVARGLRLSEGQAGMHLVAWLDESQHERILVERAAGQGILLSPLSSYYLNAPGRPGLVLGYAGTVEAEIERAGHWLAQAWCELTDA; translated from the coding sequence ATGAACCGGATCGCTGAAGGCGCGTCCTCACGGGCAACGCCTCTCCTGGAGAGAGCCGACTGGCTGGTCGATGCGCTGGGCCTGGTACTGGGTGAACCGTCAAACCAGCCATTGACCACGCGCCTTTACCACACCCTGCGCGAGTGGATTCAGACGGGGGGCCTGGTCAGCGGCCAGCGGCTGCCTTCCACCCGGCAGCTGGCTCGAGAGCTGGATCTGGGGCGCAACACGCTACTGGCCGCCTTCGATCAGCTGTTGGCCGAGGGTTTCCTGACCACCCGCCATGGTGCGGGTACCTTCGTTGCCGACTTGGCATTTCAGCAGACGCAGTCGGTTGCGGCGAACGTTGCCTCTGCGTCGCCTTCGTTGCCTGCCGAACCGCTGCTCTCCTCACGCGGTACGTCCCTGCTCGCCTTCTGTCATTCTCCGCAAGAACGCCATCCCGCCTTCGTTCCAGGCGTGCCTGCGCTGGACCGTTTCCCTCACGCCCAGTGGCAGCGACTGCTGCACCGCCAGCAACAACGCATGCCGCTGAACTGGCTCGATTATCAGGCTCAAGGGGGCGTGCCGGCACTGCGCGAAGCGCTGGCGGACTACCTGCAGCTCTCACGCTCGGTGCGCTGCCGCCCCGAGCAGATCCTCATCGTCCAGGGCGCCCAGCAGGGTTTCGAACTGATCGTGCGGCTGCTGAGTGACAGCGGTGACGAAGTGTGGATCGAGGAGCCGGGCTATCAAGGCGCCCAGGCCTGCTTTATGGCGGCCGGGCTCGCTATGACGCCGGTACCGGTGGATGGCGAGGGCATGTGCATCGAAGACATGCCGGGTTCCCGTCGACCGCGGCTGATCTACGTCACGCCTTCGCATCAGTATCCCAGTGGCGCAACCATGAGCCTGGCCAGGCGGCTGGCGCTGCTCGAAGCTGCCGAGCGGCACGGCGCCTGGGTCGTGGAGGACGACTACGACAGCGAGTTCCGCTACGGCCAGCGGCCCGTTGCCGCCCTGCAGGGGCTGGTGGATGACTCGCGGGTGATCTACGTAGGCACCTTCAGCAAGGTCATGTACCCCGGCATGCGGTTGGGTTATCTGGTGTTGCCCGAGCCGTTGGTGGCGCCGTTCCGCCGTGCCAATGCCCGGCTCCATCGCGAGGGGCAGTATGCCGTACAGGCCGCCGTGGCAGAGTTCATCTCCCGCGGTCATTTCTCGCGTCACATTCGTCGCATGCGCGATTGCTACCGCCGGCGTCAGGCGCTGCTGCGCGAATCGCTGGCGCCGGCAGTGGCGCGTGGCCTGAGGCTATCCGAAGGTCAGGCCGGCATGCACCTGGTCGCCTGGCTCGACGAGTCCCAGCACGAACGCATCCTGGTCGAGCGGGCCGCAGGGCAGGGGATCTTGCTTTCGCCGTTGTCGAGTTACTACCTCAACGCCCCCGGCCGCCCCGGCCTGGTGCTGGGCTATGCCGGTACCGTCGAAGCCGAGATCGAGCGTGCAGGGCACTGGCTGGCGCAGGCGTGGTGTGAATTGACAGACGCCTAG
- a CDS encoding GNAT family N-acetyltransferase, with translation MTLADTSHNVSHNDFGQPVGAALPDWQPARRPDRMPLQGRRVRLEPLSAERHADSLHAAFMAPGQGMHDAPEARWTYSGGMPFADAEQYRAWLKARSESDDPLFYAIVTAAGERALGLASYLNVVPEHGSIEVGHIHFTPALRRTPAATEAMLLMMRHAFELGYRRYEWKCNAFNAASRRAAGRLGFHFEGIFRQHRVENGHSRDTAWFSLLDSEWPAVETCLERWLAPENFDAAGRQLSSLSTLAQMCR, from the coding sequence ATGACCCTGGCCGATACCAGCCATAACGTGAGCCACAACGATTTTGGCCAACCGGTCGGCGCCGCCCTGCCCGACTGGCAGCCGGCGCGCCGGCCGGATCGCATGCCGCTGCAGGGCCGGCGGGTTCGCCTCGAGCCATTGTCAGCGGAGCGTCATGCCGATTCGCTGCATGCCGCTTTCATGGCACCCGGCCAAGGCATGCACGATGCCCCTGAGGCGCGCTGGACCTATTCCGGCGGCATGCCGTTCGCCGATGCCGAACAGTACCGCGCCTGGCTGAAGGCAAGATCGGAAAGCGACGATCCGCTGTTCTACGCCATCGTCACGGCGGCTGGTGAGCGGGCACTGGGGCTGGCCAGCTATCTCAATGTCGTGCCGGAGCACGGCAGCATCGAGGTCGGTCATATCCACTTTACCCCAGCGCTACGGCGCACGCCGGCAGCCACCGAGGCCATGCTGCTGATGATGCGCCACGCTTTCGAACTGGGTTATCGGCGCTACGAGTGGAAGTGCAATGCGTTCAACGCCGCCTCGCGGCGTGCCGCCGGGCGCCTGGGCTTCCATTTCGAGGGTATCTTCCGCCAGCATCGGGTGGAGAATGGGCATAGTCGCGACACCGCCTGGTTCTCCCTGCTGGACAGCGAATGGCCTGCCGTCGAGACATGCCTGGAACGCTGGCTCGCGCCGGAAAACTTCGATGCAGCGGGCAGACAGCTAAGCTCATTGTCGACGCTGGCGCAGATGTGTCGCTGA
- a CDS encoding FMN-binding negative transcriptional regulator yields MYVPPSMQLEREQSWELMERHDFAALVGADLQATHLPLLLERSEGEQGTLYGHFARANPHWRTLDGSRALAIFSGPHAYVSPTWYASQPAVPTWNYLAVHATGTLELLGPEATRELLDRSLAHYEPALLDSLSREQGYLEKMQAGVVGFRLPIETLTGKAKLGRQRSESDQAGVEAALAESRDPQARQLWRYMQQLNSEESPS; encoded by the coding sequence ATGTACGTCCCCCCCTCGATGCAACTCGAACGCGAGCAGTCCTGGGAGCTGATGGAACGGCACGACTTCGCCGCCCTGGTCGGCGCCGACCTGCAGGCTACCCACCTGCCCTTGCTGCTGGAGCGCAGCGAGGGCGAGCAGGGCACGCTCTATGGCCACTTCGCCCGAGCCAACCCGCATTGGCGAACGCTTGATGGCAGCCGGGCGCTGGCGATCTTCAGCGGCCCCCACGCCTATGTCTCACCGACCTGGTACGCCAGTCAGCCAGCCGTGCCCACCTGGAACTACCTGGCCGTGCACGCCACGGGCACCCTCGAATTGCTGGGGCCGGAGGCCACGCGCGAACTGCTTGATCGCAGCCTGGCGCACTACGAACCCGCCCTGCTCGATTCGCTGTCCCGTGAACAGGGCTACCTGGAGAAGATGCAAGCCGGCGTGGTCGGCTTTCGCCTGCCCATCGAGACACTCACGGGCAAGGCCAAGCTCGGTCGCCAGCGCTCCGAGTCCGACCAAGCCGGCGTCGAGGCAGCCCTGGCCGAGAGCCGCGACCCGCAGGCGCGCCAGCTGTGGCGCTACATGCAGCAACTGAACAGCGAGGAGAGCCCATCATGA
- a CDS encoding GNAT family N-acetyltransferase encodes MPIRYATPQDLDPLSQLLDGYRQFYRQEPNLEGARRFLQARLERGDSHILVHVGPQGELQGFVQLYPLLSTVRLAPLWLLNDLFVSPEARRGGVGRALMQAARELAESHGVGHLKLATEIDNRTAQALYESLGWQRDTTFYHYGLLFDSQASQD; translated from the coding sequence GTGCCCATACGATATGCCACCCCGCAAGATCTCGACCCGCTCAGCCAGTTGCTTGACGGCTATCGGCAGTTCTATCGCCAGGAGCCGAATCTCGAAGGCGCCCGGCGCTTCTTGCAGGCGCGCCTGGAGCGCGGCGACTCGCATATTCTGGTACATGTAGGGCCGCAAGGAGAATTGCAGGGCTTCGTTCAGCTCTACCCCCTGCTTTCCACCGTGCGCCTAGCGCCGTTATGGCTGCTCAATGATCTGTTCGTCTCGCCCGAGGCCCGCCGCGGCGGTGTCGGCCGCGCCCTGATGCAGGCTGCCAGGGAACTGGCCGAAAGCCATGGCGTCGGCCACCTCAAGCTCGCCACCGAAATCGACAACCGCACCGCCCAGGCGCTCTACGAATCGCTCGGCTGGCAGCGCGACACCACCTTCTACCACTACGGCCTGCTGTTCGATTCGCAAGCGAGCCAGGACTGA
- a CDS encoding Ada metal-binding domain-containing protein — translation MNLSTDICYQALLARDARYDGRFFTCVTSTGIYCRPICPATAPKLSNCRFVSTAAAAQEAGFRPCLRCRPESAPDSPAWAGTSTTVMRALRLIDEGALDEGGVEALCDRIGVGARQLRRLFQRHVGASPLAVAPNSSRTPGQAIAARDRAASRRCGVGQRFR, via the coding sequence ATGAACCTCTCGACCGATATCTGCTACCAAGCCCTGCTGGCACGCGACGCTCGCTACGATGGACGCTTCTTTACCTGTGTGACCAGCACCGGTATCTACTGCCGCCCGATCTGTCCGGCGACAGCGCCGAAGCTCTCGAACTGCCGCTTCGTCTCCACCGCTGCGGCAGCGCAGGAGGCGGGGTTCCGGCCATGCCTGCGCTGTCGGCCGGAAAGCGCGCCGGACTCCCCGGCCTGGGCCGGTACCTCGACCACGGTGATGCGGGCGCTGCGACTGATCGACGAAGGCGCACTGGACGAAGGCGGGGTGGAAGCGCTGTGCGATCGTATCGGCGTGGGCGCTCGCCAGCTGCGGCGGCTGTTCCAGCGTCATGTTGGAGCCTCCCCGTTGGCCGTGGCCCCAAACTCGTCGCGTACTCCTGGCCAAGCAATTGCTGCACGAGACCGAGCTGCCTCTCGCCGATGTGGCGTTGGCCAGCGGTTTCGGTAG
- a CDS encoding AlkA N-terminal domain-containing protein — protein MLHETELPLADVALASGFGSVRRFNEVFLQLYGRAQGTLRGRRAELSQAAALTLRLPYRPPYDWQAILAFLARRTIPGLERIDGEGYHRVFRVGETIGSVSVNNASADSALHASIRLTELSALPSVIARLRRLFDLQADPEAIRQGLGRDPALAPLVEGRPGLRVPGGWDPFEIAVRGILGQQVSVDAATRLAGRLVERLGECLEGQAGIGLERLFPAAERFAFDEIKALGMPSARATALVQLADTYREQPRLFDRRQDLDETVAHLCALPGIGEWTAHYIAMRGLQDSDAFLPTDVALQRVLAEQGRRPTPRELLARAEAWRPWRAYAVMHLWHADAATTKAAKPQQEECDATLA, from the coding sequence TTGCTGCACGAGACCGAGCTGCCTCTCGCCGATGTGGCGTTGGCCAGCGGTTTCGGTAGCGTGCGCCGCTTCAACGAAGTATTTCTGCAGCTCTATGGCCGAGCGCAGGGAACCCTGCGCGGTCGCCGTGCCGAGCTTTCCCAGGCAGCTGCGCTGACGCTTCGATTGCCGTACCGGCCGCCCTACGACTGGCAGGCGATACTGGCCTTCCTGGCCCGGCGGACCATCCCGGGGCTCGAGCGTATTGATGGAGAGGGCTATCACCGGGTTTTCCGCGTCGGCGAAACGATCGGCAGCGTAAGTGTGAATAATGCTTCCGCCGACAGCGCACTGCACGCCTCGATCCGGCTGACCGAACTCTCGGCACTGCCGAGCGTCATTGCTCGGCTGCGTCGACTCTTCGATCTGCAGGCCGACCCCGAGGCGATACGCCAAGGGCTCGGTCGCGACCCGGCGTTGGCGCCACTGGTGGAGGGCCGCCCCGGGCTACGTGTGCCGGGAGGATGGGATCCGTTCGAGATCGCCGTACGGGGGATTCTCGGCCAGCAGGTCAGCGTCGATGCGGCCACGCGGCTGGCTGGGCGGCTGGTCGAGCGCCTGGGGGAATGCTTGGAGGGGCAGGCTGGAATCGGCTTGGAGCGGCTATTCCCTGCGGCCGAGCGTTTCGCGTTCGATGAGATCAAGGCGCTCGGCATGCCCAGCGCACGGGCCACCGCCCTGGTGCAGTTGGCAGACACCTACCGCGAGCAGCCACGGTTGTTCGACCGGCGCCAGGACCTTGACGAGACCGTGGCCCACCTGTGCGCCCTGCCAGGTATCGGCGAGTGGACGGCCCACTACATCGCCATGCGCGGATTGCAGGACAGTGACGCCTTTCTGCCCACCGACGTGGCGCTGCAACGGGTACTGGCTGAACAGGGTCGGCGCCCAACGCCGCGCGAGCTGCTTGCACGGGCCGAGGCCTGGCGGCCCTGGCGTGCCTATGCCGTGATGCACCTGTGGCATGCCGATGCGGCCACGACTAAGGCAGCAAAACCGCAGCAGGAGGAGTGCGATGCGACTCTGGCTTGA
- the ogt gene encoding methylated-DNA--[protein]-cysteine S-methyltransferase: protein MRLWLDRLPSPVGELRLVGDDQGALRALEFDSHDERLHRLLGRHYRDYELVEGTAPEAIRQALEAYFAGDPSHLDAVPVATGGTEFQRLVWQALRQIPAGTTISYGELAANIGRPGASRAVGMANGANPVAIVVPCHRVIGANGTLTGYGGGLPRKRWLVEHERRQLQSDLFTLA from the coding sequence ATGCGACTCTGGCTTGACCGACTGCCGTCCCCGGTGGGCGAACTGCGCTTGGTCGGTGACGACCAAGGAGCGCTGCGAGCGCTGGAATTCGATAGCCACGACGAACGGCTGCACCGCCTGCTGGGACGTCACTATCGCGACTACGAGCTCGTCGAGGGCACGGCGCCTGAAGCCATCCGCCAGGCGCTGGAGGCCTACTTTGCCGGGGATCCGTCCCACCTCGATGCGGTGCCGGTGGCGACCGGCGGCACCGAATTCCAACGCCTGGTTTGGCAAGCGCTGCGCCAGATTCCGGCCGGTACCACGATCAGCTACGGCGAGCTGGCCGCCAACATCGGGCGCCCCGGCGCCAGCCGCGCCGTCGGCATGGCCAACGGCGCCAACCCGGTCGCCATCGTGGTACCGTGCCATCGGGTGATCGGTGCCAACGGCACTCTGACCGGCTATGGCGGCGGGCTGCCGCGCAAACGCTGGCTGGTGGAGCACGAAAGGCGGCAGCTGCAGAGCGACCTGTTCACCCTCGCGTAG
- a CDS encoding MarR family winged helix-turn-helix transcriptional regulator, translated as MNRVKQAIAQWQREMPELDLLPMEVVGYMKTTQLLTQERLQAFFKEYGLQAGEFDVLATLRRSGAPYRLGPTQLFETLMVSSGGMTSRLDRLEKAGLIVRSPNPEDRRGTLVSLTEEGLALMNRMVPRHVENEARMLSALSLEEQRMLSELLGKLLEGFAEEG; from the coding sequence ATGAATCGTGTCAAGCAAGCCATTGCCCAATGGCAACGGGAAATGCCCGAACTCGACCTGCTACCGATGGAAGTGGTGGGATACATGAAGACGACCCAATTGCTCACCCAAGAGCGGCTACAAGCCTTCTTCAAGGAGTACGGTCTGCAAGCGGGGGAGTTCGACGTGCTGGCCACATTGCGCCGCTCGGGAGCGCCCTACCGCCTGGGACCGACACAGCTGTTCGAGACACTGATGGTCTCGTCGGGAGGCATGACCAGTCGGCTCGATCGCCTGGAGAAGGCGGGCCTTATCGTGCGCTCGCCGAATCCCGAGGACCGACGCGGCACGCTGGTGTCTCTAACCGAGGAAGGCTTGGCGCTGATGAACCGAATGGTTCCTCGCCACGTGGAGAACGAGGCCAGGATGCTCTCCGCCCTAAGCCTCGAGGAGCAGCGCATGTTGAGTGAATTGCTCGGCAAGTTGCTGGAAGGATTTGCCGAAGAAGGCTGA
- a CDS encoding DMT family transporter, with protein sequence MTNSTKPRNRTGWYALACLLLVGSLLALSLVVAKVADGAGAPRLSFLMVAVTGAGVLLLTVATQQPQPMRLDRRIVEYSLVSGALFALPNALGFLAVRHVGAGFVSLSFAFPILVTWVIAVGLGMERVNVLRLLGVLLGLAGGVLLAWAKAGGMQGAQGWVALVLTIPLVIALGNIYRTLRWPGGAGPVYLAALMLLGGALALAPFVLAFEAQQLALLLGSTGVLRLLLAEVAVFTVLYVFYFMLQKIAGPVYLSQIGMVAALVGTLIAVSLLGETVPPYLGLAGVLVVLGAVLFHRGAARRETPPPATVEV encoded by the coding sequence ATGACCAACTCAACCAAGCCACGCAACCGCACCGGCTGGTATGCCCTGGCTTGCCTGCTGCTGGTCGGCAGCCTGCTGGCCCTGTCGCTGGTCGTGGCCAAAGTCGCCGACGGAGCCGGCGCGCCGCGCTTGAGCTTCCTCATGGTGGCAGTGACCGGCGCCGGCGTGCTGCTCCTAACGGTGGCAACCCAGCAACCTCAGCCGATGCGACTCGACCGGCGCATTGTCGAGTACTCGCTGGTCTCGGGTGCACTGTTTGCCCTGCCCAATGCGCTGGGCTTCCTGGCGGTGCGTCACGTAGGAGCCGGGTTCGTCTCGCTCAGCTTCGCCTTCCCGATTCTGGTGACCTGGGTGATTGCAGTGGGGCTGGGCATGGAGCGTGTCAATGTGCTGCGGCTGCTCGGCGTGCTGTTGGGGCTGGCCGGAGGTGTGTTACTGGCGTGGGCCAAGGCGGGCGGCATGCAGGGCGCACAGGGCTGGGTCGCACTGGTGCTGACGATCCCACTGGTCATCGCGCTGGGCAATATCTACCGCACCCTGCGCTGGCCCGGCGGGGCAGGACCGGTCTACCTCGCCGCGCTGATGCTGCTGGGCGGCGCGCTGGCGCTTGCCCCCTTCGTGCTGGCATTCGAAGCGCAGCAACTGGCGCTGTTGCTCGGCTCGACGGGGGTGCTTCGGCTGCTGCTCGCCGAAGTGGCCGTCTTTACGGTGCTCTACGTCTTCTATTTCATGCTGCAGAAAATCGCCGGCCCCGTCTACCTCAGCCAGATCGGCATGGTGGCGGCATTGGTCGGCACGTTGATAGCGGTCTCGCTGTTAGGCGAGACGGTACCGCCCTATCTGGGCCTGGCGGGGGTGTTGGTGGTCCTCGGTGCGGTCCTGTTCCACCGTGGCGCTGCGCGCCGCGAAACGCCACCGCCTGCAACGGTGGAAGTCTGA